From the Palaemon carinicauda isolate YSFRI2023 chromosome 4, ASM3689809v2, whole genome shotgun sequence genome, the window gttaaaatcttcatcctcatcatcttgggcagcatccacacacgcaacgaggtccgccaaggtattcttcgtgtagagggccttgaacgccctgataaccccctggtccatcggttgaattaatgacgtggtgttgggtggcaggaactcaacctgaatgccctcatgcgacagaccAGTtacgtgtccaccagcgttatccataaggagaaggatcttgaatggcaagcccttctctacgagatatttgctgacttgcgggatgaaacactggtggaaccagttggaggtcagcatcttcgtaatccatgcttttggattatgcatccagtacacgggaaggagattcttgtttttatttttcaaagcgcgaggatttttcgacttataaataagccccggctttagcaaaaatccagcagcattgccacacatcacgagggtaacgcgacccttgaatgctttaaagccagaagctttggcttcttctttgaacaggaaagttcgcgacggcattctcttccaaaacaagccggtctcattcatattaaagacttgttccggcttgtatccaccttcggcgataatattcttgaacgtctggttcacgtaagtttcagcagcggcagtgtcagcggaagcagcctcgccatgcagggaaacgcttttcagggcgaagcgtttctgaaacttcgcgaaccatcctttgctggcggaaaaacgttgtttctgacgctgggaatcagtggatgtccctggtggaggttcatctgcatcatcatcttcttcagcatggtcgccatcgtcgtcttgaggttcctttgccgcaaaattctcatacaaactcaaagcctttgttcggatggtgttcgtatccaaggctatgttcttcttccggcagtcggcaatccacacagctaaagcaccttccatgcgtacgatcgttttattacgagtggtaacgactcgcttcgctgatctgctaaaggtgattgcagccgtctttctaatgttcgcctcgtccttctagATATAGCGAACGGtagattcattgattccaaaatggcgggctgcggacgcaaaacttctaccgtcttttaacatatcgagaagcgtcaccttctcagcaatcgtcatcatccttcggtggcgtttaggctcactaccagtagaagcagaacgcttgggagccattgtacagtaggatttaacagaaaggtcaacaaaaagttcaacttaaaacagtcgcgcacagcacagattaaagttcacaaacttaacaacgtctacacagcgatacgacgggagacaaagtgaccgcggaaagagatgctgcgggttggagaagcggtcaaaacaccaatcacaggctagattacaaaacttgggttctgattcgtcatctatcagagcttgaaccaatcacaacccgtcttatatgctacgtaggttaccaattcaaagtacaagataccctgcgtacagtatactgtacagtaatcataatactgtaataataataataaataatgatactgtaataataataataatgataataataataataataataataacaataataattttaataacaacaacaacaattataataataataacaataataataatagctttacgtacgctattttacgcttttgttgtaggatgtgtgtctctctctctctctctctctagtacgcttattcgaaatgtgatttttgcaacaaagaatattattggatgcagtactacgtacgtatacatacaaaagattcacggaaaagaagcacatccattacatttgtagtacagtagtagccaacagcagccttacaccattctaatatggtatgactgcatctgatttgggtttcatgttcgatttaattttactacgtactgtatacagtactgaattatcgtatgatcacattctcttttcgtgttttatttctttctgtgcttaattatatgtcatatgtaatgcaatgaacaatcagtaagagcagatattactaattacagtattaatggaattacaggtaacgaaatatcgtatttggggtcttcagatatcgcggtattttcgaaatttccggaaaatccgcgatatgtatatatatatgggttatggaaaaaacccgcgaagtggtgaatccgcgatggtcgaaccgcgaagtagcgagggttcactgtaccaaaAATAACTCAATGGTTGGCACAAATTCACACTgaatctggtcctagcttgaacaaACCAAGTACAAGTGTTGGTGCTAGCTTGAACAAACCAAGTGCAGCCACAGCGAGTACTGAACGGTCTGAACCAGATGTAGTTAGCGCAATTGATCCTGAGCGCAGTGAGGAGACACAAGAGGAAGTGAAAGCTATGAATACCTGTACTGAACAAGGATTTGAAAATGATCTTGGATTATGGCCTAAAATAATTCCTGAAAATGTGTGTGACTTTTAGTTGAAAAGGGGAAGTGCAGAATGTCGACACTGTGATGGTGATTTTAAAGAGTCAGCTGTGAAAGAGCTAAACAGAACCCGTCATTGTACAAAGACATTATTCACTCGAACTCATTCATTATCTGGCCAAGAAATTAATCTTAACTGGCTCTGTTACTCTAAAACAACTGGTAAAGTGTATTGTTTTCCTTGCAAGCTTTTGTCAAAGGTGCAAAGCTCATTCACATCTGGCTTCAATGGCTGGAAGAACGCTAGGTATGTCATAGAATCTCACAGTAGGTCAGATCAGCACAGGAAAAGTATGGTCGACATGATATATAGAAAGACTACGGGTGCCCGTATTGACTCTAATCTAGTGCTACAATATGAAAGTGACAGTAAGTACTGGCATGCAGTATTGAGGAGGTGTGTAGATGTTTTAAAGCTACTTTGCGAATGCAGGCTAGCCATTCGGGGTAAGGATGAAGTAATTAGATCAGCACACAATGGAAATTATCTTGGGATTCTAGAGCTGCTAGGCATATGCGACAGTTTCTTGGCAGCACATATCAAGAAACATGCAAACAAAGGTAGTGGTCATACTTCCTACTTGTCCCATGTCATTTCTGAGGAAGTCATTGGAATAATGGCAGAAAAGGTTATGTCCTCAATAACAGATGAAGTAAAAACAGCAAAGTACTTCTCAATTTCTGTCGACTCCACACCAGATATTTAACACATGGATCAACTTAGTTTTACAATCCGCTATGTACTGCCTACTACAGGTCCAGTTGAAAGGTTTTTGCAGTTTATTCCCATGCTAAGCCACACTGGCAGAGATATTGCTACAACTGTTCTTGATTTTCTTAAAGAGAAGAACATTTCAGTTCTCGACTGCTGAGGACAGTCCTATGACAATGCCAGCAACATGTCTGGTAAATATCAGGGAACCCAACAGATAATCAAGAACGAGTGCAGTGAAGCTGAGTACATACCATGTAAGGCTCATTCCTTAAACTTGGTGGGTAAGTGTGCCGCAGAAAGCTCTCCTGCTGCAGTGTCATTGTTTGGTCTGATACAAAACTTGTACTCTTCCTTGTCGCATCTACTTATCGTTGGAGGAGACACCGTGAGGTAATAGAGACTAATAATGATAAGAAgttgaaagttgataaaaaaaCTTTCAGACACTCGTTGGTCAGCACGAGCAGATGCTGTAGCTGCTCTCAGTAGAGTACACAAAGAAAACATCATTGTTCTGGAAGAGTTTTTCTCGGATCAGAATCAGCCAGCTGAAACAAGAGCTAAAGCAAGTGGTCTTCTCAAAGGTTTGAAAAAACTTGAAACAGTAATTCTTCTTGAAGTTTGGGATACAGTATTGGAAAGGTTTCAGAGTGCCAGTATTCAACTGCAAAAACCTGGAATCTCCCTCAACACAGCTGTCACACTGCTGGAGTCTCTTTTACAGTTTGTTAAAGACTTGAGATCCCAGTTCGATGATTTTGAAGCAAAAGCTATGGCTAAGTGTGATCCAAGTGACGTGACTGGTAAAGTTGCATACTACGCCGACAGGCAGTCGCAGCGTATTAGAAAGCGCAAGCGTCACCACGATGAACTAGACTCGGTGGAGGATGTTACGCTGACAGGGAGAGACATGTTTAGAGTGACTGCTTTCTTGCCAATCATTGACAAGCTCTATGCTGCCCTAACACAACGCCTTGCAGCTTACAGCGACCTTCGAGAGAAATTTGGGTTTTTATCAGAAATCTCAAACAAAACAAACTCTGAACTTAAAGCAGCTGCTGAAAAGCTTGTGTCTTCATATCCTAATGACTTGGAGGCGGGATTGGAGTCGGAGCTTTTGCAGTTTGCACACCTCATGAAATCCATTCCAAGAGGTTCATCTGAAAGTGCTCCTTCATTAGGTGGTGTAAAAGCTGCACAAAGACAAAGTCCAGAACTAGAAATGTATAAGATAATTCACAGACATGACATGGTTGAAACATTTGCTAATGTTGAAATTGTATTACGACTCTATCTCTGCATGTTTGTCACAAACTGCACTGGGGAGCGATCATTCTCCAAGCTGAAACTACTAAAGAATTATCTAAGAAACACCATGGGGCAGAACTGCTTATCTTCACTCACCCTGTTGAGCATTGAGCATGAAAAATTAAGGGTGCTTGATTTTACTGATGTCATCAAACAGTTTGCAGGTAAGAAGGCtcgaaaaaaatcatttttttaatgagaaatagttGAGTGTACCGTGCAAATTGCATGTAATAAACAAAACCCACTCATTTTGCCATTTTGCCACTCACTTCAGTCAAACGgtattctcttttgtttatggtgtattattgaagttattatttttcaatggtgcatcattatagttggggatctccttagttaatggtgtattattatagtaatttttttgttatgcttcaaaaaagcaaatgtgtaatgttcaactgtgaaatggtcacttggataattatcaataaattgaatattgtttaaaaagaaaatttatttcaacgcttatctctttagttactggtatattattatagttattttttattgttgagcttcaaaaaatcatatgggtaatgttcaactgtgaaatggtaatttggttaaatttcaataaacttaatattgtttaaaaagctaatttattttaacgcttcgctcgtacactgatttgagggcccggtaaggtcaccgggcctagggccccgcacaacctaaatccgcctctagaccttcagtcacaccgcctttccattccaccgaagaaaaggaaggatatagcagggtctgtcagaaggcttctaaaatccaaacggatctcaagacgccaacaggaacaagttctcagctctctacagttcgcctcagtgacaaacccagggcttcgcgcacagctaaaggatgccgcgggagtctggagacgattcgcatccatcgctcgaagagacctcaagagacagcttccgaacagacttcgcttacttttaaaagccgtggtcagaagcaaaggccctgaaaaggtccatccctcttcaacacccgcctccatcgatcaacatccacacggacgcttcactggagggttggggaggtcactcccaccaagagcaggttcaaggaacatggtctcccctcttcaagatgtttcacatcaacatcttggaggccatggcggttcttctcaccctgaagaaactctctccgcctccctcgatccacatctgtctgactctggacaactcggtggtagtcagatgtctcaattgtcagggctcgagatcgccccagataaatcaggtgcttctccctatctttcgtttggcagaaaggaagaaatggcacctgtctgcagttcacctacaaggattccgcaacgtgacagcagacgctctatcaaggacaagcccaatagagtcggaatggtctctagacgcaaaatcattctccttcatctctcaccaagtcccggaacttcagatcgatctcttcgcaacgagcgacaacaatcaacttcctcgatatgtggccccgtacgaggaccccaaggcagaagcggtggatgccatgtccctggattggaacagatggtccaagatctacctgttccctccacccaaccttctgctgaaagtcctatccaaactgagaaccttcaaaggga encodes:
- the LOC137639587 gene encoding uncharacterized protein, translated to MSGKYQGTQQIIKNECSEAEYIPCKAHSLNLVDTRWSARADAVAALSRVHKENIIVLEEFFSDQNQPAETRAKASGLLKGLKKLETVILLEVWDTVLERFQSASIQLQKPGISLNTAVTLLESLLQFVKDLRSQFDDFEAKAMAKCDPSDVTGKVAYYADRQSQRIRKRKRHHDELDSVEDVTLTGRDMFRVTAFLPIIDKLYAALTQRLAAYSDLREKFGFLSEISNKTNSELKAAAEKLVSSYPNDLEAGLESELLQFAHLMKSIPRGSSESAPSLGGVKAAQRQSPELEMYKIIHRHDMVETFANVEIVLRLYLCMFVTNCTGERSFSKLKLLKNYLRNTMGQNCLSSLTLLSIEHEKLRVLDFTDVIKQFAVDFPNMGPEAVAYFKTEIGNVRDELCDYKNIWRRHYNHPIVKLNYPMHAAYSSKIEILLIA